One stretch of Riemerella columbina DNA includes these proteins:
- the atpD gene encoding F0F1 ATP synthase subunit beta: protein MANQIKGKISQIIGPVIDVVFSEVEDLPKIYDALEITKQNGEKLVLEVEQHIGEDMVRCIAMDATDGLQRGQEVVGQGRQITMPIGDGVNGRLFNVVGDAIDGLAELSKEGGLPIHREAPKFDQLSTSAEVLYTGIKVIDLIEPYAKGGKIGLFGGAGVGKTVLIQELINNIAKGHGGLSVFAGVGERTREGNDLLREMLESGIIKYGDEFMHSMEEGGWDLSKVDTELMKESKAAFVFGQMNEPPGARARVALSGLTLAEYYRDGGESGQGRDVLFFVDNIFRFTQAGSEVSALLGRMPSAVGYQPTLASEMGAMQERITSTKNGSITSVQAVYVPADDLTDPAPATTFAHLDATTVLSRKIASLGIYPAVDPLDSTSRILAPEIIGEEHYNCAQRVKEILQRYKALQDIIAILGMEELSEEDKLVVYRARKVQRFLSQPFHVAEQFTGIPGALVDIKDTIKGFNMIIDGELDHLPEAAFNLKGTIEEAIEAGEKMLADNK, encoded by the coding sequence ATGGCAAACCAAATTAAAGGAAAAATTTCTCAGATTATTGGTCCAGTAATAGATGTGGTTTTCAGCGAAGTGGAAGACCTTCCAAAAATCTATGATGCACTGGAAATTACAAAACAAAACGGTGAAAAACTCGTATTAGAGGTAGAGCAGCATATTGGCGAAGATATGGTAAGATGTATCGCTATGGATGCTACAGATGGGCTTCAGAGAGGGCAGGAAGTAGTAGGTCAAGGTCGCCAGATTACAATGCCTATCGGTGATGGGGTTAATGGCAGACTTTTCAATGTGGTAGGAGATGCTATTGATGGACTTGCAGAATTATCTAAGGAAGGCGGTTTGCCAATCCACAGAGAAGCGCCTAAATTTGACCAACTTTCTACCTCTGCAGAAGTACTCTACACAGGGATTAAAGTAATTGACCTCATTGAGCCTTATGCAAAAGGGGGGAAAATCGGTCTCTTCGGTGGTGCTGGTGTAGGAAAAACAGTATTGATTCAGGAATTGATTAACAACATCGCCAAAGGCCACGGTGGTCTTTCGGTATTCGCAGGAGTAGGAGAGAGAACCCGTGAGGGGAACGACCTTCTAAGAGAGATGTTAGAGTCTGGCATTATCAAATATGGTGATGAGTTTATGCACTCTATGGAAGAAGGCGGTTGGGATCTTTCTAAAGTAGATACAGAGCTGATGAAAGAGTCTAAAGCGGCTTTCGTTTTCGGACAGATGAATGAGCCACCAGGTGCAAGAGCAAGAGTTGCCCTTTCTGGATTAACTTTAGCGGAATATTACCGTGATGGTGGTGAGAGCGGACAAGGTAGAGATGTACTTTTCTTCGTAGATAACATTTTCCGTTTTACACAGGCGGGTTCAGAGGTGTCTGCACTTCTTGGGCGTATGCCATCTGCGGTAGGTTATCAGCCTACTTTGGCATCAGAGATGGGAGCGATGCAAGAGCGTATTACCTCTACTAAAAACGGTTCCATTACCTCTGTACAAGCGGTATATGTACCTGCCGATGACTTGACCGACCCAGCGCCAGCGACAACATTTGCCCACTTAGATGCTACAACGGTATTGTCTCGTAAAATTGCTTCTTTGGGGATTTATCCAGCGGTAGACCCATTAGATTCTACATCGAGAATTTTGGCTCCAGAAATCATTGGCGAAGAGCACTATAACTGTGCGCAGCGCGTTAAGGAAATCTTACAAAGATATAAAGCGCTCCAAGACATCATCGCTATTCTTGGTATGGAAGAACTTTCTGAAGAAGATAAATTGGTGGTTTACCGTGCCAGAAAGGTACAGAGATTCTTGTCTCAGCCGTTCCATGTGGCAGAACAGTTTACAGGTATTCCAGGGGCTTTAGTAGATATTAAAGATACCATAAAAGGATTTAATATGATTATTGATGGTGAGTTAGACCACTTGCCAGAAGCCGCTTTCAACTTGAAAGGTACCATTGAGGAAGCCATAGAAGCTGGAGAAAAAATGCTTGCGGATAATAAATAA
- a CDS encoding bifunctional riboflavin kinase/FAD synthetase — protein sequence MKTINPLSEYQPSTPLALSIGMFDGVHLGHQSLIKRLNTIAKEKNLKSAILSFWPHPKLVFQPQSDLQLLNTLDEKKALLESFGMDYFLLQDFTEAFRNLSAEDFIEQILVRQLQVKHLIVGYDHRFGKNQTGNFELLKALAPRLGFEVEQQEAIALENQNISSTKIRNALLAGDILQANAMLGYPYSISGAVIHGKKIGRTIGYPTANIEVPPHQLLPKKGAYIVEVLVQGQLYKGMLSVGTNPTVNGTQMSVEVYILDFDASIYGETITVKFRDFLHEEIKFDGLENLIKKLDDDKIRTQNFKF from the coding sequence ATGAAGACAATAAATCCGCTTTCTGAATACCAACCCAGCACCCCTTTAGCCCTCTCCATCGGAATGTTTGATGGCGTGCACTTAGGACACCAAAGCCTTATTAAACGACTGAATACCATTGCTAAAGAAAAAAATCTAAAGTCTGCTATTCTCTCTTTTTGGCCACATCCTAAGTTGGTTTTTCAGCCTCAATCTGACCTACAACTGCTCAATACTTTAGATGAAAAAAAGGCGCTTTTGGAAAGTTTTGGTATGGATTATTTTCTGCTTCAAGATTTTACCGAAGCGTTTAGAAATCTATCTGCGGAAGATTTTATTGAGCAAATTTTGGTACGCCAACTGCAAGTTAAACACCTTATTGTAGGGTACGACCACCGTTTTGGGAAAAATCAAACTGGAAATTTTGAGCTATTGAAGGCTCTGGCGCCTCGGTTAGGTTTTGAAGTGGAGCAACAGGAAGCCATTGCTTTAGAAAATCAGAATATCAGCTCCACAAAAATCCGAAATGCGCTACTGGCAGGCGATATCCTGCAAGCCAATGCGATGTTGGGCTATCCTTATTCCATCAGCGGTGCTGTGATCCACGGGAAGAAAATCGGGCGCACCATAGGCTATCCTACTGCTAATATTGAGGTGCCTCCACATCAATTATTGCCTAAAAAAGGGGCTTATATTGTGGAAGTTCTGGTGCAGGGACAACTTTATAAAGGAATGCTCAGCGTGGGTACCAATCCTACTGTCAATGGTACTCAAATGAGTGTAGAGGTTTATATTTTAGATTTTGATGCTTCTATTTATGGCGAAACCATCACGGTGAAATTTAGAGATTTCCTACACGAAGAGATTAAATTTGACGGTCTGGAAAACCTCATCAAAAAATTAGATGATGATAAAATCCGAACGCAAAATTTTAAATTCTAA
- a CDS encoding FoF1 ATP synthase subunit delta/epsilon yields MKIKILTPEYVAFDGEVESVLLPGKNGEFHIMKNHAAIVSSLSGGKVKLYTNQIGEPYTKHFSKETEQKSSVFALPIKSGVIEFNNDKGIILCE; encoded by the coding sequence ATGAAAATAAAAATATTAACACCTGAATATGTCGCTTTTGATGGAGAAGTAGAGTCTGTGCTTCTACCAGGGAAAAATGGGGAGTTTCATATTATGAAAAACCACGCGGCTATTGTATCTTCTCTCTCTGGCGGAAAGGTGAAACTATACACCAACCAAATAGGAGAGCCGTACACTAAGCATTTCTCTAAGGAGACAGAACAAAAAAGCTCTGTTTTTGCATTGCCTATCAAAAGCGGTGTTATAGAATTCAATAACGATAAAGGAATTATTCTCTGCGAATAA
- the speB gene encoding agmatinase produces MKTYAGIPEENATLDHSKVMLLTVPYDGTSTWGKGADKGPELFLDASENMELYDIETASEPYKQGVYLAGAVTEDASPEAMTEAVYQKTKELLNNEGKLFTLFGGEHSVSIGSIRAVGEKFENLTVLQLDAHTDLRPEFHGSTSNHACAVFEARQKHNLVQVGIRSCDIEEMQYVPEGQCFWAHQIAKKEDWIDDVLEKVSGNVYITIDLDAFDPAIAPSTGTPEPGGLQWYPTLELLKRVFEKCNVVAFDIVELMDSPMAKPTAFLAAKLYYKMLAYYHQSQG; encoded by the coding sequence ATGAAAACATACGCAGGAATTCCAGAAGAAAATGCCACATTAGACCATTCTAAGGTGATGCTTTTAACGGTGCCTTATGATGGCACTTCCACTTGGGGCAAAGGCGCGGACAAAGGTCCTGAACTTTTTTTAGATGCCTCAGAAAATATGGAACTTTATGATATAGAAACCGCTTCGGAGCCTTATAAACAAGGCGTTTACCTCGCTGGTGCAGTTACGGAAGATGCTTCCCCAGAGGCGATGACGGAAGCCGTGTATCAAAAAACCAAAGAACTCCTAAACAACGAGGGTAAATTATTCACGCTTTTCGGTGGCGAGCATTCCGTTTCTATCGGCTCTATCCGTGCGGTGGGCGAGAAGTTTGAAAACCTAACGGTACTCCAGTTAGACGCCCATACAGACCTAAGACCAGAGTTCCACGGCTCTACCTCTAACCACGCGTGCGCCGTTTTTGAAGCCCGCCAGAAGCACAATTTGGTGCAAGTGGGCATCCGCTCTTGTGATATTGAAGAAATGCAGTATGTACCCGAAGGGCAATGCTTTTGGGCACACCAAATCGCGAAGAAAGAAGACTGGATAGATGATGTTTTAGAAAAAGTTTCGGGCAATGTGTACATCACCATAGATTTAGATGCGTTTGACCCTGCCATAGCGCCTTCTACGGGTACGCCAGAGCCAGGCGGATTGCAGTGGTATCCTACTTTGGAACTTCTAAAAAGGGTATTTGAAAAATGCAATGTGGTGGCGTTTGATATCGTGGAGCTGATGGACTCTCCAATGGCAAAACCAACCGCCTTTTTAGCCGCAAAACTCTATTATAAAATGTTGGCTTATTATCATCAAAGCCAAGGATAA
- a CDS encoding ArnT family glycosyltransferase, whose product MKTTQASENIKYYYFLLFIILPGLLFHGYDITQYPFGEHAWAQSDHYAVALGFLDNSFDFFHPRSFTLNHQFPPKAVVENPQGITAVDFPILHYLVALMMKLFHTDAPVVFRSVSLVWSWVGLFFLYRAIAVLKNNYAAIFVGVLIVSQPIFVYYQSGFHVSMAAFSTVLMALSFFIYYFKGRKLKFFIIGMFFLTLAALMRFTHTIIILALLVYMAYLALMSKKYRINLLVVCASLGVVLAYFIYNQYLQIHYGSVFLNHPIVAETWAELWANLRVIAIHYGIRFMPIFHCLVGLVLIYFYFKYGRNPQHNHLLILVGIYFLGVLGYTLLMSWSLSVHNYYALDTWLPFLTMVVVLMVFSLPDFVFKKQNHKRTLLALMLGAMAYTGYLQYSNYSQMRETDWVISDFRKSKKMIDQYAGQRYMVLSHYGYNTPLIGTKQYAYRLQHDNLNYTIPKEVAYHQPKVLVVHRFCFKESSPDEVQKFKAHHTKIADNGMVSIWRLK is encoded by the coding sequence ATGAAAACCACCCAAGCCTCCGAAAATATTAAATATTATTACTTTTTATTATTTATTATTTTGCCTGGTCTGTTGTTCCACGGTTATGATATTACCCAATATCCTTTTGGGGAGCACGCTTGGGCGCAGAGTGATCACTATGCCGTTGCTTTGGGGTTTTTAGACAATAGTTTTGATTTTTTTCACCCGAGATCATTTACCTTGAACCATCAATTTCCGCCTAAGGCTGTCGTAGAAAATCCGCAAGGCATTACTGCGGTGGATTTCCCTATTTTGCATTACCTCGTGGCACTGATGATGAAGTTATTCCACACCGATGCGCCCGTGGTATTCCGTAGTGTTTCTTTGGTGTGGAGTTGGGTAGGGTTGTTTTTTCTTTACCGTGCTATTGCGGTTTTGAAGAACAACTATGCCGCTATTTTCGTGGGGGTGTTGATCGTCTCGCAGCCTATTTTTGTGTATTACCAATCGGGGTTCCATGTGTCTATGGCGGCGTTTAGCACGGTGCTGATGGCGCTCAGTTTTTTCATCTATTACTTTAAAGGAAGGAAACTCAAATTCTTTATTATAGGGATGTTTTTCCTCACTTTGGCAGCGCTGATGAGGTTTACCCATACCATTATCATTTTGGCGTTGTTGGTTTATATGGCGTATTTAGCGCTGATGAGTAAAAAATACCGCATCAATTTATTGGTGGTTTGCGCCTCTTTGGGGGTGGTGCTGGCTTACTTTATATACAATCAATATTTACAAATCCACTACGGCTCGGTGTTTTTAAATCATCCCATTGTGGCAGAAACTTGGGCAGAACTTTGGGCGAATTTGAGGGTTATTGCGATACATTACGGCATCCGTTTTATGCCGATTTTCCATTGTTTAGTGGGCTTGGTACTGATTTATTTCTACTTTAAATACGGACGAAATCCGCAACATAACCATTTGTTGATATTGGTGGGTATTTATTTCTTAGGCGTTTTGGGTTACACTTTGCTGATGTCTTGGAGTCTTAGCGTGCACAATTATTATGCTTTGGACACTTGGCTACCGTTCCTGACGATGGTCGTGGTGCTGATGGTCTTTTCCCTCCCAGATTTCGTTTTTAAAAAGCAAAACCATAAAAGAACGCTATTGGCGCTGATGTTGGGGGCGATGGCATATACGGGCTATTTGCAGTATTCTAATTATAGCCAAATGCGAGAAACGGATTGGGTCATTTCCGACTTCCGTAAGAGTAAAAAAATGATTGACCAATATGCGGGGCAGCGCTATATGGTGCTCTCTCATTATGGCTACAACACCCCATTGATAGGGACTAAACAGTATGCTTATAGGCTCCAACATGACAACCTCAATTACACCATTCCAAAGGAAGTGGCTTACCATCAGCCGAAGGTGTTAGTGGTGCATCGTTTTTGTTTTAAAGAAAGTAGCCCTGATGAGGTTCAGAAGTTTAAAGCCCATCATACCAAAATTGCTGATAATGGAATGGTCAGTATTTGGCGTTTAAAATGA
- a CDS encoding MmcQ/YjbR family DNA-binding protein yields MNIEDIRTYALAKAGVTEGFPFGDDILVFKVQGKVFLLAFLSTYPLKINLKTNPEWSEELRAEYSAIYPAYHMNKKHWNTVEAEDLPNALVRELIDHSYQEVVKKLTKKQQQHLHSQNGE; encoded by the coding sequence ATGAATATAGAAGACATCAGAACCTATGCTCTTGCCAAAGCTGGCGTAACGGAAGGCTTCCCTTTCGGTGATGATATTTTGGTGTTTAAGGTACAAGGGAAAGTATTCCTATTGGCATTTCTCTCTACTTATCCACTGAAAATTAACCTGAAAACAAACCCCGAATGGAGTGAGGAATTAAGAGCTGAGTATTCCGCAATTTATCCAGCCTACCATATGAATAAAAAACATTGGAACACTGTGGAGGCAGAGGATCTTCCGAACGCCTTAGTCCGAGAATTGATAGATCATTCTTATCAAGAGGTGGTTAAAAAACTCACGAAAAAGCAACAGCAACATTTGCATTCTCAGAATGGAGAATAA